In a genomic window of Methanoregula sp. UBA64:
- a CDS encoding acetyl-CoA decarbonylase/synthase complex subunit delta, protein MEPDLNFGWTSTVGNVILGATKSEGGTRSKSYTLGGGTTLPFMEKDLSFPAPLIAFEICDDPRYWSPIVNDFCGDLVNDPGAWAKTAETAYGADLVRLCLTSTKQRDFSDIPAIGKTVESVLAATTLPLVIEGSNEPKIDSEVFLKCGETGQGEKLLLGTAEAGRYRSIAAAALAYNHSIIAQSPIDINLAKQLNILLKEIGVTRDHIVIDPYTGALGYGFEYSYSAMERIRFSALKGDTDLAMPQICAPSDSLTVKEVREAEGPARDSMAIEWEFTTSLAAAVAGAEIVCVRHPDTVKRLKAAFAGLSARTEV, encoded by the coding sequence ATGGAACCCGACCTGAACTTTGGCTGGACCAGCACGGTGGGAAACGTTATCCTTGGCGCAACGAAAAGCGAGGGGGGCACGCGATCGAAGTCCTATACCCTGGGCGGAGGGACAACGCTTCCGTTTATGGAAAAGGACCTCTCGTTTCCCGCACCGCTGATCGCGTTTGAGATCTGCGACGATCCGCGCTACTGGTCGCCGATTGTCAACGACTTCTGCGGCGACCTGGTAAACGATCCCGGGGCATGGGCAAAGACCGCCGAGACCGCGTACGGTGCCGACCTGGTCCGGCTCTGCCTGACAAGCACCAAGCAGCGCGATTTCTCCGATATCCCGGCGATCGGGAAGACGGTGGAATCCGTCCTTGCCGCAACCACGCTCCCGCTCGTTATCGAGGGGAGCAACGAGCCGAAGATCGACAGCGAGGTCTTTTTGAAATGCGGCGAGACCGGGCAGGGGGAGAAACTCCTGCTCGGGACCGCGGAGGCCGGGCGCTACAGGAGCATCGCTGCCGCTGCTCTTGCCTACAACCACTCGATCATAGCCCAGTCGCCCATCGACATCAACCTTGCAAAGCAGCTCAACATCCTTTTAAAAGAGATCGGCGTCACCCGCGATCACATCGTGATCGACCCCTACACGGGAGCGCTCGGCTACGGTTTCGAGTACTCCTACTCGGCCATGGAGCGGATCCGGTTCTCGGCGTTAAAAGGGGACACGGATCTTGCAATGCCGCAGATCTGCGCACCCTCGGATTCCCTTACCGTAAAAGAGGTGCGCGAGGCGGAAGGCCCGGCACGGGACAGCATGGCGATTGAATGGGAATTTACCACCAGCCTTGCCGCAGCGGTGGCCGGTGCGGAGATCGTCTGCGTCCGCCACCCTGATACGGTGAAACGGTTAAAAGCCGCATTTGCCGGGCTCTCTGCCCGGACGGAGGTGTGA